The nucleotide window GAGCCCACCAAGGGATTTAGAAAATACGTTAGAATGCTAATTGAAGGCGACGAGGTCATTGCAGCCGGAGGAGTAAAGGAGTTCGAGGGTGTTTTGACCCTCAACTTGGAGAAATTCTACCCGATAAAGCTTGCCGAAAAAATAGTTTATGAAAAGCCAAAATGTCCAAAGTGTGGGGGAACAATGAAAAGCAAAGGGGACTACCTGAAGTGCAAAGAATGCGGACACAGAATGCCAAAAGTTCTGATTCCAAAAAGATTACCCCGCCAGCTTGAGAAAAAAATCTACGAAGTGCCACCTGATGCAAGAAAGCACCTTTCCAGACCGCTCGTCCTTCCGCTTGGAGAGGAAAAAATTTTGGAAGCAGCTGAGAGAAATTAACCTCCCTCTCTTCTCTCGACCTCTTCTATGTAGGCTATTACGTTGTCCACTATCTGTGGAGCCAAGCCTATGTAGTTTTCTGGCCTTAGAGACTCCAAATCCTCTTCGCTGAGGTACTTCATAGCTTCACTCTCTTTAACCACTTCTAACAGATCTCTTCCTTCTTCAAATGCCTTCATGGCAAGCTGTCTCACCAGTTCATGAGCCTCCTGCCTCCCCATGCCCTTCTCCGTAAGCTTGAGCATCAGCGGTTCGGCCATTATCAGGTTCTTTGTGAGGTAAAGATTTCTCTTTATATTCTCAGGGAAGAACTCCAGGCCGGATAAGACCTTCTTCATACTCTTCAACATCTCATCCAAGAGTATAAACGTCTCCGGGAGTATTACACGCTCAACTGAAGAGTTAGTAAGGTCTCTCTCGTGCCACAGCGGATTGTTGAGTAAGGCTGGAATAACGTTGGAATAGATAACCCGTGCAAGCCCGCTGACTTTTTCACATCTTATCGGGTTTCTCTTGTGCGGCATTGTTGAAGAGCCAACCTGCTTCTTTCCAAAGGGCTCACTGATTTCAAGAATCTCAGTCCTCTGGAGGTTTCTTATCTCAAGGGCTATTTTGTCGAGGGTTGAAGCTATTAAGGCCAGAATGCTCATGAGTTCTCCGTAGACATCTCTTTGAATTATTTGGTTAGTTATCAAAGCTGGTTTAAGACCGAGGTCTTCCATGACTAAGCGCTGGATTTCAAGCCCCTTTTCACCAAAAGACGCCATCGTCCCAACGGCACCACTCATCTGTCCCACAAGGATTCTCTTCTTGGCTTCTTCAATTCTATCAATGTGCCTCTGGATTTCATCTAGCCAGATGGCAAACTTCATCCCATATGTGGTTGGAACGGCATGCTGGCCGTGAGTTCTTCCAATGCACACAGTATATTTGTGCTCCTTTGCGAGATTTTTAAGTATTGAACGGAGCTCCCTAAGATCCTTCAGAACAATCTCCAGGGATTCCTTAATGAGAAGAGCATTGGCGGTGTCTATTATATCATTGGATGTCGCCCCGAGATGGACGTATTTTCCATGTTCTCCGCAGACCTCACTTAGGGCTTTAACAACGGCCATTATATCATGGTGAATTTCGGCCTCGATTTCTTTAACTCTCTCAACTTTTACCCATTTTGTGTTTGCCTTTTCGCTGATTGCTCTTGCACTTTCTTCAGGAATGTTGCCAACTTTTGCGTGAGCCCTTGCAAGGGCGGCTTCCACATCAAGAAGTTTCTGGAGTTTATTTTCCTCTTCCCAGATGCGTTTCATCTCTTCACTACCATACCTGTAATCAATCGGATGAATGGCCATTGTATCACCCGCTTTTTGTAATAATCAACCTTAAAAAGATTTTCTAATACACACAAAAATGTCAAAACTAAAACTCGGTTTCTTGGGTTTTTATGGCATATCTGGAAACCCGAGCATTCAACCGAAAAGTATTTAACCACATATCCAAAGTTTGCTATTGACAAAACTTTCGGAGGGTGTCAAAAATGGCAGAGGAGCATGTTGTCTTCATAGGAAAGAAGCCTGTTATGAACTATGTATTGGCCGTAATAACCCAGTTCAACGAGGGTGCAAAGGAAGTTAGCATCAGAGCAAGGGGTAGGGCTATCAGCAGGGCCGTTGACGTTGCAGAGATCGTCAGAAACAGGTTCCTTCCAGAGGTTAGAGTTAAGGAGATAAAGATCGGCACAGAGGAGCTCCCAACAGCTGACGGAAGAACAGCCAACACCTCAACAATTGAGATCATCCTCGAGAAGCCATGAATTTAGTTTTTCTTTCCTTTTCATAACTTTACCCTGTTTTGCTTCAATCCCTTTTGAAGTGAAAACAAAGGTTTTTAATAATTCGTTGTCAGATATTCTTGGTGCAGTAAATGGAATTTGAGATAATCGATGTTGGTGATGAGAAAGCTAAGGAGCTTGCTCAAATTCTCACAAATGAAACTTCGCTTCTAATATTGAGACTTCTGCAAGAGAGGACTCTTTCGATGTCAGAAATAGCAAAGGAGCTTGGAATTCCAATGTCAACTGTTTCTTATCACCTAGATAAAATGACGAGGGTAGGGCTTGTTGAGATAGCGGGGAAAAAGTACGGCAAGAGATTACAAGAGGTAAAGCTTTATAGGGCTGCCTCAAAGCCAATTCTTCTGCTTCCTAGGGGAATTCCAGTCAAAAAGCGTTTTCTGAAAGTTTTTGAGAAAATACAGATTATAAGTTTGGGGGTAGCCGGCCTTCTGTCTTCTGCAGTGTATGCCATATCCAGCAGGCTCCTGGCAGAAGAATCCCGGTTAGCTGCTAGGAATGCAACGTACACTATTGAACAGACCCCCATAAATATTGAGAGCGTTAATGAAACGGTTATATCAAAGTTAGCCGGGGCTTCTTCGATACCATATCTTCTGGCAATTTTAGTATTTGTGGTGACGTTTTTCCTGATTCCCCGATACATAATGGTAAAGAAAATATAGTCCCAAAACATTTTTAAGTTTCTCACCGTAGTTCACCATGAATCAGGAGGGAATAACAATGATGCCAAAAATTACTGTAGAGCAAATAGTTAAAAGAAGGGCAGTGGTTGTTAGGCCAACCGAAACTGTTGAAAAAGTCGCGAAAATCCTTGCAAGAAACAAAGTGAGCAGTGCGGTTGTCATGGACAAAGATGAGATAGTTGGTATAGTCACTGATAGAGACATTCTTAATAAGGTAGTTGCCAGGGGAAAAGACCCCAAAGAGGTAAAAGTTAGTGAAATTATGACAAAAACCCCCATAACGATAGAATACGACTATGATATTCAGGATGCAATCGAGCTTATGATGGAGAAAGGAGTTAGAAGGCTCCTCGTAACAAAGCTTGGAATGCCAATGGGATTTGTAACAGCGGCAGATTTGCTTGCAGCAATAAATGCCTATAATCACGAGGAAGAGGAAACCGAGATAGAAGAAGGAGAAGTCTACGGAATATGCGAGGTCTGCGGACAGTACGCTCAGCTCCATAGAGTTGTTCACGAAGGCTACGAGAGATGGGTCTGCGAAAGCTGTAAAGACATGCTTGAGGGTTGAATGCTACTTCAATTATTTTTAAATCTCCCTTTAGCTTAGCTCATATTCCCAAAGGTTTAAAACTCTTCTGAGAAATACACATCTAGAGGTGAGAGAATATGGAGAAGAAAACCGGAACAACCACCGTTGGAATTAAACTGAAAGAGGGGGTAGTATTAGCAGCGGATACTCAAGCTTCTCTCGATCACATGGTGGAAACACTCAACATAAAGAAAATTTTGCCAATAACTGACAGGATAGCAATAACAACCGCAGGAAGCGTTGGTGATTTGCAGGCTTTAGCGAGAATGCTCGAAGCTGAGGCGAGGTATTACCAGTTTACCTGGGGAAAACCAATGACAGCAAAGGCTATGGCAAACCTTCTCAGCAACATACTTAACGAGAGCAAATGGTTCCCCTACATGGTGCAGATAATTATCGGCGGCTACGTTGAGGAACCAACCCTTGCAAGCCTTGATCCTTTGGGAGGACTTATCTTTGACAACTATACCGCAACGGGCTCTGGAAGTCCATTTGCAATAGCGATACTTGAAGACGGATACAGAGAGGACATGACAGTTGAAGAGGCCAAACAATTAGCTGTAAGGGCAGTCAGAACAGCGGGTAAGAGAGACGTTTACACAGGAGATAGAAAAGTGCAGGTGGTCGTAATAACCAAAGATGGAATGACAGAAGAATTCGTAGAGTTCAAGGAGTGATTTTTTGTATTTTCCGGTGGTCAAATGAGGAAGAAAAACTTCCTTGCCCTTTTTCTCATAGCTCTTTTCCTTGTTGCGTTTTTGTACCATGACAGCTCTTATTCAGGTGAAGATCAACAAGTGCTTCAAATTGCCTCTAACATCTCAAAAGAGGTTGAGGAAATAAGGGGGCTTAGTTTTAAGGAAAGTCCAAAAATAATCATCCTTACCAAAGAGGAGGCCCTTAAAAAATGGGGCCCAAGCAGAGAAGATTATCAAGAAATCAAAAAGTGGGAGCTGGTATATAAGATGACTTTTCTTGTTCCGATTGACTACAACCTCACAAAAACAAAAGAAAAAGAAACCGCGTCATGGATAGCAGTTACTTCGGGAAACAAGGTATACATAATTTCAGAAAACTTCTTTAAAACGGGGGATACAGCCAAGAGGGTTCTGGCTCATGAATTTACCCATGTGATACAAAAGCAGCACTTCGATCCGAAATATCCAACAACGCTTGACGGTAGCCTTGCCATGAAGGCCTTGGTTGAAGGGGACGCAGATTTAACCGCCGACCTTTATTGCAAGAGGCATGGCATCAGGATAGAGAAAATAACCTCCCTGTATCTTAAAGACCCCCCTATGAACTTTGGATACTTCCCCTACGTTTTTGGTGACAAATTTGTAGAGTATCTATACCAAAAAGGCGGGTGGGGGCTTGTTAACAAGGCCTACACCGATCCGCCACAAACAACCCAGCAAATCATGCATCCGGAACTTTACTTAGCCAAGGTTCTACCTCAAAAGGTAGACGTGAATCTGGGCAGAGGTTATAGAGTAATCCATGAGGACAGACTCGGAGAATTCTATTTTTATCTTCTCCTTGTAACGAGTGGCTTTGATGAAGAAAAAGCCCTAAACATCTCCGTGGCATGGAGAGGTGATAAACTAGTCCTGGCAGAAAACTCCACGCACTATGTATTGGTGTGGAAGAGCCTTTGGAGTGATGAAAAGGCTCTCCGGGAGATACAAAATCTTTTCACCAAAAAGATGAAAAAATCGAGCAAATTAAAAGCCCAAATAGCAGTCGACAGAAATGAGCTTATGCTCAAAACCGTGATTTCAAAGCAATAGCTGATCTCTTATGTCTAGTTTTGTACTGCCGCTATCGAAACTTCTTTTTGATTGCCGGGGCCGGATTGAAGATTTTTGGGCGAAATGTTTCATTAGGCAACAAAAACAGTTATAAATGCCAAAATTCAAACACTATTGCCCAGGCCAAAATATTTTGAGGTGATAAAAAATGGCTGAAAAGAAAAGGAAAAGGGTCGTAATTCTTGGTGCTGCTGGAAGAGATTTCCACAACTTCAACGTGTTCTTTAGGGACAACCCAGAGTATGAGGTAGTGGCCTTTACCGCCACCCAGATTCCAGACATCGAGGGTAGAATTTACCCACCAGAGCTTGCCGGTGAGCTTTATCCAAATGGAATTCCAATATGGAGTGAGGATGACCTTGAAAAGATAATCAAAGAGCACGACATTGACGTTGTTGTTTTCGCTTACTCAGACGTTTCTCACGAACACGTTATGCACCTTGCCTCAAGGGCACACTCAGCTGGCGCTGACTTCTGGCTTCTTGGACCAAAGAGCACAATGATAAAGAGCACCAAGCCGGTTGTAGCGGTTACAGCTGTTAGAACAGGCTGTGGAAAGAGCCAGACATCAAGAAAAGTCGCCCAAATCCTGCAGGAGATGGGTTATAAGGTGGTAGCAATAAGACACCCAATGCCCTACGGAGACCTGAGAAAGCAGGTCGTGCAGAGGTTTGCGAGCTTTGAAGACCTCGACAAGCACGAGTGCACCATTGAAGAGAGGGAAGAGTACGAGCCGTACATCGAGCGCGGCATGGTAGTTTACGCTGGAGTTGACTATGAAAAGATTCTCCGCGAGGCCGAAAAAGAAGCGGACATAATCCTCTGGGATGGAGGAAACAACGACTTCCCCTTCTACGTCCCAGACCTCTGGATAGTCGTTACCGACCCGCACAGGCCCGGACACGAGCTCAAGTACCACCCAGGTGAGACCAACTTCAGAGCGGCCGATGTGATAATTATAAACAAGATCGATACAGCAAACAGAGACGACATCCAGCAGGTAAGGGAGAGCATAGAGAAGGTCAACCCGAATGCAACCGTCATCGAAGCTGCTTCACCAATCTTCGTCGACAAGCCGGAGCTGATTAAAGGAAAGAGAGTTCTCGTAGTTGAGGACGGCCCAACACTCACACACGGTGGAATGAGATACGGTGCCGGTTACGTTGCAGCCAAGAAGTTCGGAGCCAAGGAGATCATTGACCCAAGACCATATGCTGTGGGTTCAATAGTTGAAACCTACAAGAAGTACCCACACCTTGACGTTATTCTCCCAGCTATGGGCTACGGCAAGAAGCAGATCAAGGAACTTGAGGAAACAATCAACAGGGCCGATGCAGATGTCGTCATCATGGGTACCCCAGTTGACCTTAGAAGAGTCATGAACATTAACAAGCCTGCTGTTAGAGTCCAATACGAGCTTGAAGAGATAGGATATCCAAAACTCAAAGACATCCTCAAGGAATTCGTCGAAAAGCACGTTAAGAAGGAGTGAACTCTTTCTTTTCTTCTTTTCTACCTTCTTGACCAAATTCTCATATACCATTTCTTAAAATTCACTTGTATTGCTCACTACTGATCACAAACATAATTAAAAGTGATCACTCTTATTACTCATTGGTGGCATAATATGCTCAACAAAAATTTCTGGCTCTATGCAACTGGTAAATGGGTCTCTCAAGCAGGGTGAATAATTCAAGACATAGCGGTCCCACTTTACGTGCTCGATAAAACTGGTAGCGGAACTATAATGAGCATTTTCATAATAGCAGAGCTGATTCCAAGACTTTTGGTAAATCCAATAGCTGGTGTAATTGGTGATCGGTATAATCGAAAAAAGTTAATGGTATGGCTTGACATGGCAAGAGGAATTTTTCTCTTTGGAGTTATTGCCTTCGATTTACTAAACATCCAGAGTTTGCTTGCAATTCAAGTTGTAATGAGCATTATGGGAGCATTTTTCTCAGCAGGAATCTCTGGAATGTTCCCCGACCTTGTAAAAAAGGAAGAACTTGCCAATTAATAAGGATTGTCGGGCCTATACTAGGAGGGGCAATCTATGCCTTTGGTGGGCTTAAACTGGCAATCCTCATAAATGCAGTGAGCTTCTTTGGCTCTGGACTCTTCGAAACATTCATCGAGTACCACTGGGAAACCCGGAAGATTTCTAGTATCCATGAAGTGTGGGAGGATATCCTCGAAGGATTCCAGTTTATAAGAAATTCAAAGAGTTTACTCGCACTTACTACCCTCGGAATCCTGATAAACACACTACTGCAACCGGTCATATCGATTATTCTCCCATACCTGTCGCGAGTCATATTAGGATTCTCCTCTGTCCAATTCGGGAGTATTCAAACAGTTGCAACAATTGGGGCATTAACAGGTAACCTTATAATAGCAGGAAAACTCAAAGAATCATCAGAGAACTTACTGTTCAAGGCCCTTTTTGCACAGCTCATCTGCTTATTCCCCCTATCACTGGTCATTCATCCTTATTTCCAAAAAACTGCATATTTCATGCTCTTAGGAGTATTCGCCACTTTTGGTCTTTTCAATACATTGGTAAATGTACCCCTAGCGACAAAGCTTCAAAAAGCCGTTCCTAATGAAGTTCGGGCTAGATTCTTCTCGGCCTTTGAGACTGCACTAATGATAACAATCCCCCTAGGAATGGCAATTGTCGGTCCTCTCCTAGACATTGTTAATGTTTCAACTCTTATAGCTACATTAGTCGTTATAAGTCTCTTCGTATCAGTATACTACTACACCAACTTCAAAGAGATCATTATGAGGATTGGTGCTGAACACAAGGGATAACAGGATAAGCTCTGATTTCCTCCTGACTCTGGGAATACAATACCTCAAGAATCTCAGTATTTTTCTTTCGCCGGTTTTCTTATTTTCTTCGGGTTGATTTAGCATAATCTTTTCAAGGGCCAATCTGGAAGCTTCATAATGCTAAAATTCTAAAGAGATCTCGGAAGACCCAAAATTGCTCAGTTTTGACCAGTGAAATATTGTAATTTGAGCACTCTAAGAAATAATGAGGTGATGTGAAGTGTTTGATTTCGAGAGCTTGAGATTTTGGAAGAGAGTAGGTAAAGATGAAAGCAATGTTATGAAAGAGTGGGCAGTCAAAGAGGCATGGGGATTTAGAAACTTGATGTGAGGCATGCGCATGGCAAAATGAAAATTGCGAAGAAAAACCAAATTAAGCCAGAGAAGTATATTTCTGGCTTGCTTTATGTTTAAAACAATGGATATCAATTCCCCTAAACCCAAAAAGGGAAAGTTTCAAAAAGGGAAGATAACTAGGATATTTAATATCAAGAGGTCTTATGGAGGTTGCACAAGGGATGAACATTGCTAAAAATAATTGGCAACTTGCTCCAGAAGCCATGCTTTTTTAATTTCGACCCCTTTTTTGTATGCCTCGCTAATGGTAGGGGGAGTGCACACCGAAATCATAGCATCTATATTAGTTCCATCAACTTCTCTAATCTCGATCATAGTATCACATGTTATATCTTAACGGGATTGTATAAATACTTGCTGGGTTTATTCAAACTGAGGTCCTCTCGACCTCCTCCCCGCCCTAAAGGGTGAGACTTTCAAGGGATAATCTATAGTGTATCAACCTTTTTATTTTTACTTTTATTAATTGGAATGGTAATATCTACTCCGAGGTGAAATCATGCTGGGAATGTGGTGGACAATAGGTTTGGTCGTTGGACTTTTGAGCCTCTTATGGGTAGTTTACGATATCACCAAAAACCAAAAAGACATGGGCACTGGCAGAAAGGTTCTATGGATAATTGTGACACTGCTGTTCGGCCTAATTGGAGCAGCGGCATATTACATCGTGGAAAAGAGGAGTTAACTCCTCCTGGCTTTAATTTTTTCTCCCCTATAAAAGTTTATAAGGTACCGCTTCATCGAGTTTAGGGTTACCGGTCTCATTGTTTCTCTCATCCAATCCGGCAAATCCCTTTGAATTGACCTCCAGAGCAAGCGGTAATCCAAGACTATTATTGCACCTTTTTCGTCTTCACTTCTGTGCACCCTTCCGGCGGCCTGAACAAGCTTCCTGTGGGCCGGCAAGATGTAACCATAGTACCTTCCCTTTCCGGGGAACTTGTTTTCGAAGTACCTTATTTGGGCTTGAACTCTCGGCGTTGGCCTTGCGTAGGGAATACCCACAAGAACAACACCGTTCATTTCATCTCCGCTGTAATCCTGCCCTTCACTGTTCCTTCCACCCATGACTCCAAGCAAAACAGCCCCCTCTCTTTTTGCCTCCTCCTTAAATGCCATAACCAGAAGGTCATTCTCCTTTGAAGAAGCCCCCTTCTGCTCAATGAACACCTTTTTTCCGCTCTCTTCCTGTATCTGCACATCCACATTTGCCGATAAAAGCCCCTCAAGGACTTCATAAGAAGCCGTAAAAACGCCCACGTTCTTTGGGATGAGCTTCACCGCTTCGACAATATATCTTGCAAGCTTCTTCTGACCTCCTCCCCGCCCTGAAGGGCGAGGGTTCCAACGAGTTAACCCCTCGCCATTGGCAGGGAGGTTTGAGGGGTTTCATTTAGACCCAAGTTAAAGCGGGTCTTCGACCCCTCGGGGAGGGTCTTCCCCCCGTTACCCCTCCTCTGAGCATAAAGGCCGCCCAGATTCGGGGTTATCTTTTCCACAGCCTTCTTTAAAATGTTGAAAGCACCAATCAAATCCGCGTTAAAGTCAAGCCCCGTCGCGGGACACTTAAACAAACCACGAACAAA belongs to Thermococcus bergensis and includes:
- the psmB gene encoding archaeal proteasome endopeptidase complex subunit beta; the encoded protein is MEKKTGTTTVGIKLKEGVVLAADTQASLDHMVETLNIKKILPITDRIAITTAGSVGDLQALARMLEAEARYYQFTWGKPMTAKAMANLLSNILNESKWFPYMVQIIIGGYVEEPTLASLDPLGGLIFDNYTATGSGSPFAIAILEDGYREDMTVEEAKQLAVRAVRTAGKRDVYTGDRKVQVVVITKDGMTEEFVEFKE
- a CDS encoding cyclic 2,3-diphosphoglycerate synthase yields the protein MAEKKRKRVVILGAAGRDFHNFNVFFRDNPEYEVVAFTATQIPDIEGRIYPPELAGELYPNGIPIWSEDDLEKIIKEHDIDVVVFAYSDVSHEHVMHLASRAHSAGADFWLLGPKSTMIKSTKPVVAVTAVRTGCGKSQTSRKVAQILQEMGYKVVAIRHPMPYGDLRKQVVQRFASFEDLDKHECTIEEREEYEPYIERGMVVYAGVDYEKILREAEKEADIILWDGGNNDFPFYVPDLWIVVTDPHRPGHELKYHPGETNFRAADVIIINKIDTANRDDIQQVRESIEKVNPNATVIEAASPIFVDKPELIKGKRVLVVEDGPTLTHGGMRYGAGYVAAKKFGAKEIIDPRPYAVGSIVETYKKYPHLDVILPAMGYGKKQIKELEETINRADADVVIMGTPVDLRRVMNINKPAVRVQYELEEIGYPKLKDILKEFVEKHVKKE
- a CDS encoding ArsR/SmtB family transcription factor encodes the protein MEFEIIDVGDEKAKELAQILTNETSLLILRLLQERTLSMSEIAKELGIPMSTVSYHLDKMTRVGLVEIAGKKYGKRLQEVKLYRAASKPILLLPRGIPVKKRFLKVFEKIQIISLGVAGLLSSAVYAISSRLLAEESRLAARNATYTIEQTPINIESVNETVISKLAGASSIPYLLAILVFVVTFFLIPRYIMVKKI
- a CDS encoding PLDc N-terminal domain-containing protein, which translates into the protein MLGMWWTIGLVVGLLSLLWVVYDITKNQKDMGTGRKVLWIIVTLLFGLIGAAAYYIVEKRS
- a CDS encoding eCIS core domain-containing protein, which encodes MRKKNFLALFLIALFLVAFLYHDSSYSGEDQQVLQIASNISKEVEEIRGLSFKESPKIIILTKEEALKKWGPSREDYQEIKKWELVYKMTFLVPIDYNLTKTKEKETASWIAVTSGNKVYIISENFFKTGDTAKRVLAHEFTHVIQKQHFDPKYPTTLDGSLAMKALVEGDADLTADLYCKRHGIRIEKITSLYLKDPPMNFGYFPYVFGDKFVEYLYQKGGWGLVNKAYTDPPQTTQQIMHPELYLAKVLPQKVDVNLGRGYRVIHEDRLGEFYFYLLLVTSGFDEEKALNISVAWRGDKLVLAENSTHYVLVWKSLWSDEKALREIQNLFTKKMKKSSKLKAQIAVDRNELMLKTVISKQ
- the albA gene encoding DNA-binding protein Alba, translated to MAEEHVVFIGKKPVMNYVLAVITQFNEGAKEVSIRARGRAISRAVDVAEIVRNRFLPEVRVKEIKIGTEELPTADGRTANTSTIEIILEKP
- the purB gene encoding adenylosuccinate lyase yields the protein MAIHPIDYRYGSEEMKRIWEEENKLQKLLDVEAALARAHAKVGNIPEESARAISEKANTKWVKVERVKEIEAEIHHDIMAVVKALSEVCGEHGKYVHLGATSNDIIDTANALLIKESLEIVLKDLRELRSILKNLAKEHKYTVCIGRTHGQHAVPTTYGMKFAIWLDEIQRHIDRIEEAKKRILVGQMSGAVGTMASFGEKGLEIQRLVMEDLGLKPALITNQIIQRDVYGELMSILALIASTLDKIALEIRNLQRTEILEISEPFGKKQVGSSTMPHKRNPIRCEKVSGLARVIYSNVIPALLNNPLWHERDLTNSSVERVILPETFILLDEMLKSMKKVLSGLEFFPENIKRNLYLTKNLIMAEPLMLKLTEKGMGRQEAHELVRQLAMKAFEEGRDLLEVVKESEAMKYLSEEDLESLRPENYIGLAPQIVDNVIAYIEEVERREGG
- a CDS encoding CBS domain-containing protein produces the protein MMPKITVEQIVKRRAVVVRPTETVEKVAKILARNKVSSAVVMDKDEIVGIVTDRDILNKVVARGKDPKEVKVSEIMTKTPITIEYDYDIQDAIELMMEKGVRRLLVTKLGMPMGFVTAADLLAAINAYNHEEEETEIEEGEVYGICEVCGQYAQLHRVVHEGYERWVCESCKDMLEG